The Borreliella andersonii genome has a segment encoding these proteins:
- a CDS encoding ribonuclease H family protein has translation MNKYYACILINSNEKIIFKSWEECKTTIKGKNNKIKSFKTIEQAQNWLFNNENKIHHHPGIYFDSGTGRGKGVEIRVVNEKRISILDKILDKSLINEYGNYYIKNFQGISNNFGELLALYTAFKIALKENITNIFGDSKLIIDYWSKGIYNSKKLPQITINLIKKTVELRKKFEEQGGKISFIPGNENIADLGFHKTK, from the coding sequence ATGAACAAATATTATGCCTGTATTTTGATTAATAGTAATGAAAAAATTATTTTCAAATCCTGGGAAGAATGCAAAACCACTATTAAAGGAAAAAACAACAAAATAAAAAGTTTCAAAACAATAGAACAAGCTCAAAATTGGCTATTTAATAATGAAAACAAAATTCATCATCATCCAGGAATATATTTTGATTCTGGAACAGGAAGAGGAAAGGGCGTAGAAATTAGAGTTGTAAACGAAAAAAGAATTTCAATATTGGATAAAATCTTAGATAAATCCTTGATTAATGAATATGGGAATTATTATATCAAAAATTTTCAAGGGATTAGCAATAATTTTGGAGAACTACTTGCCCTATATACAGCTTTCAAAATAGCTTTAAAAGAAAATATAACAAATATATTTGGTGACAGCAAATTAATAATTGACTATTGGTCAAAAGGAATCTATAATAGCAAAAAATTGCCACAAATTACTATTAATTTAATCAAAAAGACAGTCGAACTAAGGAAAAAATTTGAAGAACAAGGTGGAAAAATTTCTTTTATTCCAGGCAATGAAAATATTGCAGATCTTGGGTTTCATAAAACCAAGTAG